AAGATATTCTGTAGCTAAATCAGCCCATTCGTTATGTAGGGGAACTGAAAGTCCTCCAACAAACAATACATATTGTCCTTCTCCACCAGCAGCCTTAGCAGCAGCTTCAGCAGCGGCAATTGCAAAATTCTTATTATCTATCATTTCTGTATCATAATCAGCTCCAACTTGTCCTGGTGACTCGTTTGCAATAACTAGAATACCTTTTTCCTGTGCACTTTTTAACGTTGGCTCAAGAACTGTTGCATCATTAGGTACTACTACAATTGCATCAACACCTGTTGTAATAAGGTCTTCTATAATCTTTTTCTGTAATGCTGGATCAGCATCTGTTGCGCCAGTTACATATGCATTTACACCCAAATCTTTTGCCGCCTTCTTAACACCTTCCTCCATAACATTGAAAAATGGAATACCTGTTAACTTTACAACTACTGCAATTTCATAATCTTCTTTAGAACTGTTATCTTTCGAATCGTTATCTTTGGTGCTATTATCTGTAGTATTATTATCTGTCGGTGGTACCTCTTTCTTAGTTTTACAACCTGCAAAAACCAACATTACCATAGTCAAAATCATTATTATCGTTACCGTTTTTTTCATTTTGTCCTCCTTTAATATTTTTTTTTGCTTCAGAGTCCTTATGCCATAAATCTTAAGCACCAATTTGAATCTCTTTCTTCATAAAAACTTACACCCTTTAGATAATGATAAACAACCTACTACAAAGAGTATTAGATAGCCATATCTATACTTCCTTGTTTCAATGTAACTTGTTTCACTTATTATATTACTACTTTTTAAGTGTCTTGTCAATAATACCTAAAAAATTTCTTTTCCCTCATATTATTTTAGTTATTATTCAATTATGCGTTGATTAATTAATATTCTATTTGTGTATCATTATTATTTTACCAAAATATATGTTTTCTTTTTTGTATTTAATTAACCCTTTGTTACATTATTTTCACTGTTTTAAACCAACTTAAATGGATAATAATATCTTATTTGGGTTTACTTGTTTCAGTAAGTAATTAAAAAAATAACAATACTTCGTTAAGATGAAAAATCATTTTATATATACTGGAAAAATTATGCATTATTTTTTTGCCAAAAGTTACAACAACAATCAACTAATTGGTATCTTTATGATTGTCAAGAGCGATAGTTTTTATATCCACTATATATTGTATGAGATGATATGTAACAAGGTACATCTTGTAAGAATACTATATTAAAATACCCATAAAACCTGCTTATACTATAGCAAGGCTTTATGGGTATATAGTATTAATTATATAATGACATAGATGTTAAGACTCTTTTATACTCTTTTTTTCTTTAAAATATATACAATTACTAATAACAATATAATAATACTTCCACTTATTAAAATAGGTAAAATCAGAGTTTTATTGTTCATTAAATCTCTATTACTAGTATCACTTGAATCATTGCTATCACTAACCTCAATATCACTTTGATTTTTTTGTTTATTATTAAATTGAGACTTATTATCTGATTTATTTAATTCATCATTACTATTAAATTCATCTATGTTATCGTAACTCTCTCCATATTTTTCGGATGTACTTTTACTACCTAGTAATAATATTTCACTTATGCATACATCTTTATATTTATTTCCAGATTCTGCTTCTAAGATAGTTAATACAATTCTATTGGTATATACTCTTTTCTCATCAAACACAGATAAAAAGTCAAACATGTCATAGTATTTATATAGATTAGAAATTTGAGTAAAATCTCCTATTTCAGGTATTACATTTCTATTGTCTAATTCCACAATTTTGCTAATGCATCTTTCTTTTCCAGCATCATCTGTATCATAAATATCAATTTTGAGTTTTTTAATTTTCCCGTTATTTTTATAACAACTATTATTAGTCGTATAACCATTAGCAATTGCAATCTCACCTATATTGGTATGGGATTTAAATTCTATCTCAATACTCTCTCCAATTCCTAAATCTTCTTTACCTTCAACCCATGCTGTTGCTAAATCTTGATCAAATAAATTTTTAACTGCATATGTATATTCGCCTTCATCTGGTAATGTAGAAGTTGAAGTAATAGAATTTATCACATTTGAGTTTAAAGTATTTTTTCTTATATGATTATAGTAATTATATTTTTTCATATCGTATTCTATTTGTAACTTATTATACTTATCAAAATTTAAATCCAGTATTTCTAAGTCATATATACCCTGCTCATTATAAGTAAATCCAGGCATATTAATCTGAAAGTCTTCACATTTTTCTATAATATCTTTATAATTTACCTTTAATTTGAATGCATCAACTTTTCTATCTCCCCAATGGATTGCAGGAGTAAAATCATAATAAAATTTACTGTTACTTGACGAAGACAATAAAAACCCTTCAGATTGATTTAAAATATAGTATGGCTTTATGCTATAGGATATATTTAATGTCTTTATCTCATTTTTCTTAAAATGTAATTTAGAGTTATAAAAATAATTTGCTTCTTTTTCATCATCTTCATCATTCTTAACTATTTCTTTACTTACTACATAATCTAACTCTTTATCACCATCAATCATTTTAACATCTTTAAGATATATCTCATCAAATTCTTGCCATAAAAAAGTCCATAATCTTATTGGAAATGAATATTCTATTTCTCTCTCTTGTCCAGTATTTACCAATTTATACTCTACTTCAACATTGATAAATTCTTCTTTTATATCTATTGATAATAATTCAGATGTTAAATCGATATCTTTTATATCTACAAATTTAATATTTTGCCCCTCTACTATTCCATTCCATTCTGAAGGACCACCATTTGCAAAAGATTGTAATCCAAATATTATCAAACAGATAAATATAGGTACTATATATTTCTTCAATAAGTTTGTCATTTTAGTCTATCCCCTTATACTAACTAGGTGCTTAATTTTACTCAAATTATATCTCATACTTTAAAATATCCTTAGTTCAGCAATACATTTATCATCATATTTATCCTCATTATAAACTTCTAATATTGTTATTTTAATTAAATCACTTTCTCTCCTTTCAAAATCAACTCGTTGCATCATAACTGGATAATCGTTTTTCAATTCTTTATCAACACTATAACCATGTGAAAAATTTTTTTCTTTTGCTTTATTCATTGCCTATTCTCTTTTATTTACATACTATGTAAGAGCTCTTGTATATCTCTATTATTAATTAATAATTAAAAGAACATCTCTGTATTATCAGTTATTTCAAATGTTTCTAAGTTCACTTTTTTATATTCATATTGACCTGGCATTGGCATATTTCTTATATAAAGAAAATTACCTATCTGTATCATATCAATAAAACCAAGATGAATTATTTTATCATCTATCATACCTGTTTCTATATCTATCCTAGCTATACCCTCTTTTTCAAAATCGTAATAATATATATAATCTCCTGCCTCAAAATAAAACATATTCCAATCTCCCACAACATATTGAGGGTTGCTACCATCTAAATTAGCTTTATATAATCCATCTTCACCAACATAATAGATAGTAGTGTCTGTTATAATAGGTCTCGATGCATTATTAAGCACCTTATAATTATCAGAACCATCTACATTGATACAATATATAGAATCAGAGCTATCACCAAAATAAATTTTATTTCCTTTTACTTGACTCAAATATATTTTTTCATTTGCTAGTAATTCATTTTCTATCTCTCCATCAAAATTTGCTGTTAATAATTTTCCTTCTTTATTGATATATACTATTTTATTATCAATTGTACAATAATAATCCCTCTTTATATTTTTAATAATATCATTACATGTTCTGTCTAATAAATTTATTTTATGAAGAACTCTATCCTCTGTATAAAACAAAAAGTTGTCCTTTAATATAAAACTACTATCATCTGCAGCTACATTAGCTATTATTTCTTTTTTGCCTGTCTTTAGTTCGTACTGTATAATAGCTGCTGCATTTACATCACCTTCACCGTGAAATTTACCATTATCATCTATATAATGCCCCCAATTGCAATAATATGCATAATCTTCATTAGTTACAACCATAGATGGATTATGGTACTCTACTTTTTTAGATTCTTTAATTTCTTTAACTTCTTCTTTACTAGCATTTGATTTTGTGCTGGTTTCTTTTGTTTCCTCTTTTGTATTAGCAACTATATCTGATTCAGTAATATTTTTTTCTACTGACTGTTTACAACTACATAATAATAACAATGATAATATTATTATAATTAAACGTTTCATAATATCTTCTTATCTCCTTTCTTCCTGTAAAGCATATAGAATAAAAACCTATATGCTTTTGATTATATTATTACTCTTTAGTACCATGTTTTATATATTCTATACCATAATCCCCCAACACATCTTTATAGTTATTCTCATTAGGATCCATAAAGCTTCTATCAACTACAAATATACCTTTAACATTGTCCGGGGCTTCTCCATATTTTACAAAGCCATCTTTATCAAATCCTATAATTTCCGCAATTTCATTATAACGTGTCCAATTTTGATTATCGCCTCCAGGTCTGACGGTCTGACATCCTGAAGAATTCACCCATATTTTGGGAGTAAAATTGCCATCAATTTCTTGCCCACTATATTCTTTTGTATGTCTATATCCCATATGAAAATTAATACCTCCTGAAGTACCACTTTTCCATTTTCCTTTGGTGGTACTATACCTTACAACTTCCGCTTCTTCTCCCTTAGTTGACAGTATCTTTAATGCAGGATAACTTGAATTATTTCCTTTTGCATCATTTGCAGGATGAGATGTTTGTCTAAAACTATATACACCATCTACAAGAGTTGGCATATCTGTATATCCATTATATTTATTTGGACCTCTAGGATAATCTGGTAATGTAGATGCTTCTGGGGTTATGTAAGCTATTTGCCCATCTTTTACAACAACTAATATCGCTCCATAACGGTCTTTATATAACGTTTTTCCATTTTCCTCAGAATATTTCTCTTTTTTATCTTTATTAACAGCCGTACCCTCAAACAGATAAATTTGTGTTTGATTTTGATGCTGTTTAATATAATCATGATTCTGGTAGGTTTGAATTTTTTTAATTGCCTGTTTTTGTTTGTCTGTCAATGGTAAAACATCTCCATTAGCATAAGATAAAGTTATTTTGTCTAAGTCAGAAAAATCTAAGTTCATGTTATTACTTGATGCTGGTTCTATTACTTGTTTATCTGAAGTAACTTTTACACCTACATTTAACTTATCAGTATCTATCCAAGCTGTAGCATAACCATCTTTAACTGGATATCTCACATGGCTCCTGCTTCCTTCTTGTTCAAAAATCACTATATTATCACTTACCCATAATTCTCCTGCTTCACCACTATCTTTAGTGACCTTTGTAATGCTTGATACACTTGCATGAATATAGTCTACATCTACTTTAACCCCCAATGAAGTTGGAGACCATTTGACATTAGCACCTGCTTTTTCTGATATTTCCCTTATACCAACTTGTATATGTCCATCTTTCACTGTAAACGTTGAACCATCACTTGCATACCCAAAACCATCTTTGATATTATTCAAATTATAACTTGTTGTTTTACCATTTATGATTACCGTTGCAGTTTTGGATGTTTCATCCCATGAGACTGTACCGCCTAGTCCTTTAACAATGTCTATCAAATTTCCTGTAGTGATACCATTAGACACCATTGTATTTCCGATTTTCACATCTCCCACGGTTACATCAGCAGGTTTAATATCATTATCATTTTTTTCTTTTTTACTTGGAGGCTCTAGTACCATTAACATCTTATTTAATTCTCGTTCAGCATATTCATATGCATTTATTACGCCATTAATTTGTTTACCATACTTAGTAAATCTTTCTGATATGAGTTTTATTTCTGTACCAATTTTATCCAAATCATATTTAATATTATCTCTTTCACAAATTATATTGTCAATACAAATTTTCTGCGAATTAAATTCATTCAGAAGATTATCAGTCCTTTCAGCTAAATTATTAGACTTTTTTATTGGTTCCTCTAATGCTTTAATATCTATTTTTATATTAGTCATATCTTTCCTCCTTATTAAGCTATACCTATAATACTAATTTCATATAGATATTTCTACAAATCCTGACGAACGACATGATTTATGGGATGAAATGCACTTTTCTACAAAAAACTAAAAAAAGTTGATTCCCATAATTAACAGAAATCAACTTTTTCTAATTCTAATAATATATATGTATACTAAACTTAACCCTTACAATAGATCACCTGCAGCTTTAATTTTAACCCGATTCGTATTTCCAGGATAATATGCCAGTGGAGTATCTTCTATCTCAATAATCTCTATGGTTTCACGTATCGCTCCTGAATCAACCGCCATTTCTATAGCTTCTTCTTTAGCCTTATTCAACGCATCTTCTCTTTTAATCTCCTCATAATTTATTAGTTTCTCATAAGTACTACTAACTCTGGAGATTGCTGATCCAATTGCATTGGCTATGCCAAAATGTTCTGGTCTTGCAACGGTATTTGTGCCTTCTAATTCATCAGGAATTATAATGGAACCACCACCTACCATAACAACTTCTATATCTTTATTAGAAGTTTTCATGATATCAAT
The window above is part of the Vallitalea guaymasensis genome. Proteins encoded here:
- a CDS encoding substrate-binding domain-containing protein, which translates into the protein MKKTVTIIMILTMVMLVFAGCKTKKEVPPTDNNTTDNSTKDNDSKDNSSKEDYEIAVVVKLTGIPFFNVMEEGVKKAAKDLGVNAYVTGATDADPALQKKIIEDLITTGVDAIVVVPNDATVLEPTLKSAQEKGILVIANESPGQVGADYDTEMIDNKNFAIAAAEAAAKAAGGEGQYVLFVGGLSVPLHNEWADLATEYLAENYPNMTEATDRIPCGEDTELSRTKTLELIKSYPDLKAIIGWGSLGPIGAAEALREKKMTDDIAVTGTVIPSQAAQYLADGSIDHGVLWNPSDSGYAAVYVAKSLLEGKDVESIDVPEIGKPKVDNGNVLIFDATLNITNENADSLGF
- a CDS encoding NADase-type glycan-binding domain-containing protein, giving the protein MTNLLKKYIVPIFICLIIFGLQSFANGGPSEWNGIVEGQNIKFVDIKDIDLTSELLSIDIKEEFINVEVEYKLVNTGQEREIEYSFPIRLWTFLWQEFDEIYLKDVKMIDGDKELDYVVSKEIVKNDEDDEKEANYFYNSKLHFKKNEIKTLNISYSIKPYYILNQSEGFLLSSSSNSKFYYDFTPAIHWGDRKVDAFKLKVNYKDIIEKCEDFQINMPGFTYNEQGIYDLEILDLNFDKYNKLQIEYDMKKYNYYNHIRKNTLNSNVINSITSTSTLPDEGEYTYAVKNLFDQDLATAWVEGKEDLGIGESIEIEFKSHTNIGEIAIANGYTTNNSCYKNNGKIKKLKIDIYDTDDAGKERCISKIVELDNRNVIPEIGDFTQISNLYKYYDMFDFLSVFDEKRVYTNRIVLTILEAESGNKYKDVCISEILLLGSKSTSEKYGESYDNIDEFNSNDELNKSDNKSQFNNKQKNQSDIEVSDSNDSSDTSNRDLMNNKTLILPILISGSIIILLLVIVYILKKKRV
- a CDS encoding stalk domain-containing protein gives rise to the protein MTNIKIDIKALEEPIKKSNNLAERTDNLLNEFNSQKICIDNIICERDNIKYDLDKIGTEIKLISERFTKYGKQINGVINAYEYAERELNKMLMVLEPPSKKEKNDNDIKPADVTVGDVKIGNTMVSNGITTGNLIDIVKGLGGTVSWDETSKTATVIINGKTTSYNLNNIKDGFGYASDGSTFTVKDGHIQVGIREISEKAGANVKWSPTSLGVKVDVDYIHASVSSITKVTKDSGEAGELWVSDNIVIFEQEGSRSHVRYPVKDGYATAWIDTDKLNVGVKVTSDKQVIEPASSNNMNLDFSDLDKITLSYANGDVLPLTDKQKQAIKKIQTYQNHDYIKQHQNQTQIYLFEGTAVNKDKKEKYSEENGKTLYKDRYGAILVVVKDGQIAYITPEASTLPDYPRGPNKYNGYTDMPTLVDGVYSFRQTSHPANDAKGNNSSYPALKILSTKGEEAEVVRYSTTKGKWKSGTSGGINFHMGYRHTKEYSGQEIDGNFTPKIWVNSSGCQTVRPGGDNQNWTRYNEIAEIIGFDKDGFVKYGEAPDNVKGIFVVDRSFMDPNENNYKDVLGDYGIEYIKHGTKE